The genomic segment ctgactgCCTCTCTGGCTTTTGACCATTTCTGACCATCTCTGATCATCTCTCTTAGGTCTCACCACCCCTGACTATGTGCCTTCCTTTGTCCACTTCTCATCTTCTTGACCATCTCTAACCACCTCCCTTCTCTGGTCATGTTTGACTACTTGTAGCCATTCCCACCACCCTGACCACTTCTTCCTTCTGGCCAGCTTTGGCCATCTCTTTGACCACATTTAAAACACTCTGGCTTCCCTTCTGCCCACTCCCCACCATTGTCTAACTGTCTCTGACCATCTCTAATTACCTCCCTTTCCTCTGACCATTTCTGCTCCCCGTGTCCCTCCATGACACATCCCTCTGAGTCTTTGACCATCTCTTCTGCCTTTCGATGTGTCTGACCACTCCCactcctctctctgaccatctTTGACCCAACTCTTTTGCTCTCAGCCCACTGTGACCTTCTCTCCTGGTCTTGGACCACCCTAATGCCCTCTGGCACCCCTCTTCTGGCCGCAGCCCGCCCTAAtgcctcccttcttccctgtAGGCCGCCCTGCCCGAAATGGCCGTCCTTCCACTGCTCCTCTGCCTGCTGCCGCTGGCCCCCGCCTCGTCTCCATCCCAGCCAGCCGCACCCAGCCCGTGTccccgccgctgccgctgccAGACGCAGTCCCTGCCCCTGAGCGTGCTGTGCCCGGGGGCAGGCCTTCTGTTCGTGCCACCCTCACTAGACCGCCGGGCAGCCGAGCTGCGCCTGGCGGACAACTTCATCGCGGCCGTGCGCCGCAGGGACCTGGCGAACATGACCGGCCTGCTGCATCTGAGCTTGTCGCGTAACACCATCCGCCACGTGGCAGCCGGCGCCTTTGCCGACCTGCGCGCCCTCCGTGCCCTGCACCTAGATGGGAACCGGCTGACCTCGCTGGGCGAGGGTCAGCTGCGCGGCCTGGTCAACTTGCGCCACCTCATCCTGAGCAACAACCAGCTGGCAGCCCTGGCGGCCGGTGCCCTGGATGACTGCGCCGAGACACTAGAGGATCTCGACCTCTCCTACAACAACCTGGAGCAGCTTCCCTGGGAGGCTTTGGGCCGCCTGGGCAATGTCAACACACTGGGCCTCGACCACAACCTGCTGGCCTCTGTGCCCGCTGGCGCCTTTTCCCGCCTGCACAAGTTGGCACGGCTGGACATGACCTCCAATCGCCTGACCACCATCCCGCCCGACCCACTTTTCTCCCGCCTGCCGCTGCTAGCCAGGCCCCGAGGCTCACCTGCCTCCGCCCTGGTGCTGGCCTTCGGTGGGAACCCGCTCCACTGCAACTGCGAGCTGGTGTGGCTGCGGAGGCTGGCCAGGGAGGATGACCTGGAGGCCTGTGCCTCCCCACCCGCTCTGGGTGGCCGCTACTTCTGGGCTGTGGGCGAGGAGGAATTTGTGTGCGAGCCCCCTGTGGTGACTCACCGCTCGCCACCGCTGGCAGTGCCTGCAGGTCGGCCAGCTGCCCTGCGCTGCCGGGCAGTGGGGGACCCTGAGCCCCGTGTGCGTTGGGTGTCACCCCAGGGCCGGCTGGTGGGCAATTCGAGCCGTGCTCGTGCCTTCCCTAATGGGACGTTGGAGCTGCTGGTCACTGAGCCGGGCGATGGTGGCATTTTCACTTGCATTGCGGCCAATGCAGCTGGTGAGGCCACCGCTGCTGTTGAGCTGACCGTgggccccccgccacccccccagCTAGCCAACAGCACCAGTTGTGACCCCCCGCGGGACGGGGATCCTGATGCCCTCACCCCGCCCTctgctgcctctgcctctgcctccgcCTCCGCCAAGGCAGCTGACACTGCGCCCCCTACGGACCGTGGTGTCCAGGTGACTGAGCATGGGGCCACAGCTGCTCTTGTCCAGTGGCCAGATCAGCGGCCTATCCCGGGGATCCGCATGTACCAGATCCAGTACAACAGCTCAGCCGATGACATCCTCGTCTACAGGTGCAGGGTCCAGGCAGTGGGTAGCTTGGGTGGCAgactgaggtggggggagggttggaaATACATCCATTGACACCCCAGGTTGCTGCACAGCTGAGAAATGAGGCTGAAGGTAAAAGAAATCTGGCagcagtgataaaaagaaatcaggCAGCAAAAGTAAATAGTAACAGatgtaaaaaagaaatcaggCAGCAAGGGTAAAAAGTAATCAGGCCAGAAGAGTCCAAAGTTAATGGGGGGAGCCAGGTAGAGGGGTACAGACAAAtcaaatataaagataaagaaaaactagTTGTTTCCAGATGACAGGGCTAGATGCAAACCGTGCTGTGAGAAGAAAAGGAGATCAAACAGGAAGGTACAGAGTTCACGGGGAAAATGAAATGAGGGGGCCCTGCTGCAAAGGAACTGAGGCCAGATTGAAAGGAAAAATGGGGGAGGAGGCTAAATAGGCTTTGGGTTTGTGCAGTGTGAACTCCACATGTTTAGTGTTCTAATGTGACATCTCAATTTTTGATTTTCTAAATCAAATCAAACCTAGTTCAAGCTCCACCTACTAGGTGAACAGGAACATTCACTTTGCCACCGTTGGGGATTCCCGTCTCTGTTCAGTTGTTGCAAACAGTAGAAGAAAACTTGGGGCTTATAAGCCCCAAGTAGTGGATCAGTACATCTTCTGCCCCCGAGCCGAGAGCATTTGGAACATCTGCTgtggccacatgtggccagtAGTGGTGGCTCTGACACAGATGCTGCTGACACTTCTCACCCAAGTCTAACTTGCATGGATGGCTATGGACGCTTCCCTCTTCCCGCTGCCAGGCTAGGCCAAGGGTGCAGTCCCTGAGGCCTGGCTGTAGAGGATCGGGCTTCCCAGGGCCTGGGGCGTGCACCTTATAAACCCAGTTCCTGGGTCCACTTTCCTTCCCCAGGGGCCCACATCTCAAGAGATCGTCAATTGATTCCCCTTTCAGTCCTGGAAATCTAGTGAgctattctgttccttttctcagACAGCAGCACTCCATGTAGGGAGAGTGGGCTCCATGGAGGGCCCCACGCCTGATAATCACACAAATCCTGTCCACTTTGCCTGGCAAGGATGAGACAAGTGCTCTTCTAGATAGCCACCCTCTCAGAGACAATCACAGAGTTCCCTGTAACTCCCTCATTAAAGCAGTTGAGGAATAAAGCAGGTTATACAACAAGTTAAATCTCCCACAGGGTGCTCTGCTGCAAAAGGAAATAAGTAGAGTTGGGTGCTAAGGataaaaggaaatgggaaaggtAAGGATAAATAAGAACCAGGCAACAGAGATAAGAAGGGAATCAAGAGACAGAGCTGGAGGAAGAAATAAGGcaacagggagaaaaagaaatcagctgTGATGACTGAGGCACATCAGTTTCATGAAAACGGAATCAGCTGACAGGGCTCACTGGAAAGCAGGCCCTAgatacaacaataataataataaggcaaTGGGGCTAGGGGGACATTCATTGGCAGGTTAGAAGGAAATCAGGCATCAGCAGCATGGGGGAATCGGGTGGTTAGATGAGAGAATTCTAGCTGTACGCTGGAGGAAAATCAGGCAGTTGGAAAAGGGAAATCAGGCCCAGACTGGAGGAGAGGCAGATGGGAAAGATGGGAAGTTGAGCGAGGGTGTAGAGAGAGACTGGGGGGTGGGACTGGAGGGAAGTTGGGCAGTGAGGCTCCAGTGAGGCAGCAGAGCAGAGAAACAGTGGGCAGCAGCCTGGGAGGGAATCTGGGcactggggctggagggagatTAAACTGGGGGATTTGAGCAGCAGGCGCCAGGAGCATAAGATGACCCAGAGGTTATCAGTCAGGCAGCTGAAGGGTATCAGATGAAAGGGAATTTGAGCAGTGGTGAGAGGGAACTCGGGTAGCAGCAGactggtgtggggggggggggggaggattcgCCAGACTGCAGGGTT from the Prionailurus viverrinus isolate Anna chromosome E2, UM_Priviv_1.0, whole genome shotgun sequence genome contains:
- the LRFN3 gene encoding leucine-rich repeat and fibronectin type-III domain-containing protein 3, giving the protein MAVLPLLLCLLPLAPASSPSQPAAPSPCPRRCRCQTQSLPLSVLCPGAGLLFVPPSLDRRAAELRLADNFIAAVRRRDLANMTGLLHLSLSRNTIRHVAAGAFADLRALRALHLDGNRLTSLGEGQLRGLVNLRHLILSNNQLAALAAGALDDCAETLEDLDLSYNNLEQLPWEALGRLGNVNTLGLDHNLLASVPAGAFSRLHKLARLDMTSNRLTTIPPDPLFSRLPLLARPRGSPASALVLAFGGNPLHCNCELVWLRRLAREDDLEACASPPALGGRYFWAVGEEEFVCEPPVVTHRSPPLAVPAGRPAALRCRAVGDPEPRVRWVSPQGRLVGNSSRARAFPNGTLELLVTEPGDGGIFTCIAANAAGEATAAVELTVGPPPPPQLANSTSCDPPRDGDPDALTPPSAASASASASAKAADTAPPTDRGVQVTEHGATAALVQWPDQRPIPGIRMYQIQYNSSADDILVYRMIPADSRSFLLSDLASGRTYDLCVLAVYEDGATGLTATRPVGCSRFSTEPALRPCGAPHAPFLGGTMIIALGGVIVASVLVFIFVLLMRYKVHGGQPPGKAKAPAPVSSVCSQTNGALGPTPAPPAPEPAVPRAHTVVQLDCEPWRPSHEPTGP